TACCAAGATGAGGAAACAATGGGAAAAACGGTGAGGCCACAAACGTCTATCAGTTTTGTGGAAAAGTACAGGGCAAAATATTTCTCCGAACTTTTGACAGACGAAACAATCAACAGGGAAGTTCTCCTGTGGATGAAGCAGTGGACCGAGCGAATAGCCAAAGGGTCAGCGAACATGGCATCCACACAGGGAAATGATAAGAacgaggaagaggaaaacaaGAAAAGTAGCGAATTTCAACGAATCTTACTTCTGGGTGGGTCAgcaggaaaggggaaaacaactTTAGCATACGTGATAGCGAACCATTTTAAATTCAACGTAATTGAAATTAATGGAAGTGATGACAGGAATAAGGAAACGCTGATCCCACTACTAGAATCCATCGTGTGTAACAACTCCATAGGTTCTAAACCAAACATGTGCATCATAGATGAAATTGACGGCATGACGAGCACGCAACAAAACATAGAAGCGGTTATGAAGTTTCTAACGAAGAAGGACAGGAGAAATAGGAGCATCATCAAGAGACCAATAATTTGTATCTGCAACGATATTTATCACAAGAGTTTAAAGGAACTCCGAAAGATAAGTAAAGTCGTTGTGGTGGATAGTGTCAATTACGAAACGTTGAAGGGGCGCATCCATTTTATCTGTGATCGGGAGGGCATCAGCATAGGCAACGATACGGTTAGCAAGTTGGTGGAGATTTGCAAGGGGGATATTCGGGCTATTCTAAATACGGTGTGTTTCCTCAGCATCGGGGGCGGGAGCACTTCCAATGGGGGTACGAATGGCAGCGCGTCTGTTATCGGTCAAAGGACACACAAGCAGAGACGCAAGGTAGTAATCACCATGGACCTACTCAACGCATACCTCTTCTACAAAGACGCAAACAACAACTACATGGAGCTTCTTAACATGATATAtgtgaagaacaaaaataaaaaaatgatcaaacAGTTGCTACAGGAGTGTTACCAATTCTTCCACCTTAATTTGTCGAATGAATACAACTACCTTCAAACCTATTACTACGTGTACGACAACCTCATGAATATACCTTTCAACGATTTCGATTTTTGTAAGTTGAGTTACTCTTTGGATTTCCTCTCTTTCTGTGATAATATGGAATATAGGCAGAAACAAAATTTCAATTACTCCATGCACAAGATGTTGTTTTACGCTGTCTACCTTTTCATCCTCATTATTCATCTGAATATTAATTCGCATGTCCAGTATATTCTCGTTCATAACAGCCACAGTAACTATAACCGTACGAAACAACTAAGCGTGAAACAGATCAAGGAaaactttttaaatgaaaaattcggAGCCATAACTTATAAGTATATCTACTCCAAACAGTTCTTCTTTGAAACCATcaattatattttctccttcttctacATGAATGAATTCTTCTACAGAAATGTCCACCTGTGGGGAACGGCTAGCTATTTCAACGACTTGGATGCCCCCAAGTATTCCCTTGTTCCATACCATTTTAATAACGTTAACAAATTGAAGTTGTTCTGCTTGAAGTTGCTTCACGTGATGAcactttttaatatttcatTCACTAACGTGTCTATGTCGTCTTCATCACTGGgaccttttcattttggtcCGCACAGAGGTAATCAGCCCTTTCGGGGGGCACCAGCAGGGGGTAACCCTACCGGTGGTAACCATGTTGGCATGAACAATGCCAGTGGTAACCATGTAGACGGTAATCATGTCCGTATGAACAATGCCAGTGGTAATCATGTTGGTGGTAACAGAAGCTCCCTGGGCGAGGCCGACAAGGTGTACGTCTTCGACCCGTACGTGGACGACTTCCTCCTCTACGCcgagaagaaggaaacagGCTACAGGCAATTCCACCAGATAGGCAAGCCCCCCATGGCCACCTCGACGATGCTCACCCCTCACGCCAACACCTTTCACTTCCAAACCTTGGATAACCTCCTCAACAACACCGTCtgcgaaaaattaaatcaatTGAAGAAGTGGATTAACAACCAGTCAGTTTACTATTCtgacaagaaaaaacaacCGAACCAGATGCATATTATTAAGGCTTCCTCCTCCAAGACAAACAAAGGAAAGTTCGAAGTTAACTATTCTCCCAACTTTGACAAATCTCTGACTGATATAATTTTAATTGCACAGCAGAAGGGGTATCAGAAGGCATTttctatttattttccaaatgaGCTAGCTGAAGATGGTGGTGTGGGTTTTACTTCTGGAAAGTTAGATGCAAAAACGGGTTCAACGGATAAACAGGCAAAAGGAGGAGGCGCAAATGCATTCGCACTTGTATCGGGGGCCAAGAACTTCAAAAATGAGCAGAACATTTTGAAGACCAAAATTTTACACAACACGGGAGATGCTGCCCTCACCATCGCCGACCTcatcaaagaagaaaagattTACATGGATCGCAACATCAACAAAGATAAGAAGATTTATTTCACGGGGAAGTACGTCAAGACCAAGGGCTATTACAAGAACATCGAGGAGCGATGCAATGCCGTTCTTCAGCCCCTCCACTTTTGCGTCTTCCAGGGGAACTAGGCTGTGTCTCGGTTGATATGGTTGTCGGCCATTAACCATTTTAACCGCTTTTTACAACTTCTACCCCCTTTaaccccttttcctttcccactTTTGGCGACCACTCCTTTTTTCGCGCTTACCGCCTTGTCCCTCCATTTAGTCAGTGTACCTCTTAAAGAGAgtccccccccaaaagggGATTTAATTCGAATATATACCCCCCTCCAACTGGCACTGtgtaattttattcttctgcCATTCCTCCGCCACCTTCATCGGTAAGCGGTATGTAGTT
The Plasmodium knowlesi strain H genome assembly, chromosome: 2 DNA segment above includes these coding regions:
- a CDS encoding P-loop containing nucleoside triphosphate hydrolase, putative, with the translated sequence MNFGFSGIDELNGLDNALIEEIEKETKGAGDNKRKFDIYDEYELLLNKKKKKKKNEHLEKNASLAAKANLEQQTTLINSITGSPFNREFQNYYIFNDYRFVREYVYKNNLTSDDIFFKAEQLESRCRTECAKLASTNEDIDEYLKIYDCNDIYPPVYVKKLGCQGKHVGRNYMPNLGDDTQEQQQGGGTWMTTSFLKRNKEEFRITLEKVLKEIKEEDQKRKENRENKPTELGGVYQDEETMGKTVRPQTSISFVEKYRAKYFSELLTDETINREVLLWMKQWTERIAKGSANMASTQGNDKNEEEENKKSSEFQRILLLGGSAGKGKTTLAYVIANHFKFNVIEINGSDDRNKETLIPLLESIVCNNSIGSKPNMCIIDEIDGMTSTQQNIEAVMKFLTKKDRRNRSIIKRPIICICNDIYHKSLKELRKISKVVVVDSVNYETLKGRIHFICDREGISIGNDTVSKLVEICKGDIRAILNTVCFLSIGGGSTSNGGTNGSASVIGQRTHKQRRKVVITMDLLNAYLFYKDANNNYMELLNMIYVKNKNKKMIKQLLQECYQFFHLNLSNEYNYLQTYYYVYDNLMNIPFNDFDFCKLSYSLDFLSFCDNMEYRQKQNFNYSMHKMLFYAVYLFILIIHLNINSHVQYILVHNSHSNYNRTKQLSVKQIKENFLNEKFGAITYKYIYSKQFFFETINYIFSFFYMNEFFYRNVHLWGTASYFNDLDAPKYSLVPYHFNNVNKLKLFCLKLLHVMTLFNISFTNVSMSSSSLGPFHFGPHRGNQPFRGAPAGGNPTGGNHVGMNNASGNHVDGNHVRMNNASGNHVGGNRSSLGEADKVYVFDPYVDDFLLYAEKKETGYRQFHQIGKPPMATSTMLTPHANTFHFQTLDNLLNNTVCEKLNQLKKWINNQSVYYSDKKKQPNQMHIIKASSSKTNKGKFEVNYSPNFDKSLTDIILIAQQKGYQKAFSIYFPNELAEDGGVGFTSGKLDAKTGSTDKQAKGGGANAFALVSGAKNFKNEQNILKTKILHNTGDAALTIADLIKEEKIYMDRNINKDKKIYFTGKYVKTKGYYKNIEERCNAVLQPLHFCVFQGN